CCCCGTGCGCAGTCCCCAGCCGCACGCAATGCGAACACCTCAGCATGCGGACCACCAGCACGCTGGTGCCAGCCCTCCCCAACCACTTCATCATCACGCACAATCACACAACCCACCATTGGGTTCGGACGCGTCGTGTACGCACCACGCTCAGCCAAGCACAAGGCCCGTTCCATGTAGCGGTGATCATCGACGGAAAACGCACTCATCGGTCAGGCTCCCTATCCAAGCGCATCACCATACTCGGCAACTACCGTAGCCGCCGCTGCGTCAAGGACACCACCATCCAAGCACAGTACCCAGCCAACGACAGTAAAAAAATGCCGGCGCAGATGACGGCATGCGCAACCAGCCCAGGTCTTCTGCTCTGCACACACTTCCAAACATGTGATGACCAGCGCGAACCAGGATGAAAATTGCAGAAACTCAACGCTGCACTCCCCCAACACACTAACCCGGCCGAAGCATCGCACAGCCCTCCACCCCACAGTCAGCAGCATATCCCCATCAAAGCAGGTAAGCCGCTCGACTTCGGCCAAATCCGAGCATAGGCAATCACATTCGCATCAACAAACAATCGCAACACGTGGGCAACATGACGCTGTACATCACGCGCCGTGCTTACCTCCCTTGTCAATGGGAGGATGTGGAATCGATTCCATGGCAGCTTCTAACAACGGCAATTGCTCCCTGCTCACCGGCAATTCGCGCTCCAGCCTTTCGATCTCCTCGCGAAAATCGGCAACGTCCTGAAAGCTGCGATAGACCGAAGCAAAACGCACGTAACCCACATGATCGAGCTTACGCAATTCGGCCATGACGTACTCACCGACCAAGATCGACGGCACCTCACGCTCACCCATCATACGCAACTGGTGGATCACCGCGCGCATCGCCATCTCAATGTGCTCCTCAGCCACCGGACGTTTCTGCAGCGCGCGATCAAAACTGGTGCGCAGCTTGCGTCCATCAAATGCTTCGCGTCCACCATCATTCTTGACGATGACTGGCAACTTCAGCTCGATCGTCTCCAGCGTACTGAAACGCTCACCACAGGCTTCGCACTCGCGGCGCCGTCGGATGGTCGCGCCGTCTTCAGAGACACGTGAGTCAATCACTCGAGTATCGGTATGCTGACAAAAAGGACAGTACATGCACCCGAGTCTACTCGTCAGCCAGCATTATTGGGATTCACACCGTCAGCAGCGTGACATTGATCTGATCGCCAACACCCTACGAAACGCAGCCAGAATAAATGCAGCGCCAGCGGTAACACCGCAAGACCAACGCAGAAGGAAACGAACCAGGTAAACCCGACACCGCTGTGAAGTTGATGACCGTTAAAGAGCATTTGGATCTCCATCAAGACGGGCCACAAAAAAAAGACAGCCCCAGGTATACCGATCATCAAACAGAGCCACCATGTCCAACTCCGTTGTACCAAACGAGATCGCCCTCCGGTCAGGAACGCATACGACAACACCAGCCAGCCAATCAAGCACAACAAACGCGCTCCAAACCACACCAAAAACAGCCCAAGCAAGATCATCGAACCAGTCATTGCATCAAGCAGCCAATATAAGGATATAGGCCCACCAATCAAAAGGATGGGCACACCCAATAACAAAGCATGCGTCAGATAAAGCAAACGGCTTCTATCAAGCGATCTAACGTTCATCACCAAAAATCCCTTTAAACAACACACAGCAGGATATGCGAGAAGCCCCGGCACAACCCAAGCACCACCCCAGATCCATCCACTCAGCGATACACCGGGTACTTCCTGCACTGCGCTGCGACCTTCTCACGAACCGCGGCGATGACCGCCGCATCCGCAGGTGCATCAAGCACATCGGCAATCCAGTGAGCCAAATCCACGCAATCCTGCTCCTGGTAACCACGCGTCGTGACGGCGGGAGTACCCAAGCGTAAACCAGAGGTCACGAACGGAGAGCGTGGATCGTCCGGCACCGCGTTCTTGTTGACGGTGATATGAGCCTGACCCAAGGCGCCCTCCGCGTCCTTCCCGGAGATATCCCTGCCGATCAGGTCAACTAACATCAAATGATTTTCTGTACCGCCGGAAACGATCTTATAGCCTCGTAACATGAGGGTCTTGGCCATCGCCTTGGCATTCTTCACCACCTGCTCCTGATACACCTTGAACGCAGGCTCCAGCGCTTCCTTAAAGGCGACTGCTTTAGCCGCGATCACATGCATCAATGGCCCACCCTGCATCCCGGGAAACACGATCGACTGCAACTTCTTGACCAACGCCTCCTCCGGTGCCTGCGCCACAATGAGGCCACCACGTGGGCCACGCAGTGTCTTATGGGTCGTCGAAGTCACCACGTGGGCATGGGGCAGCGGATTCGGATACACACCGGCCGCCACCAAGCCAGCCACATGCGCCATGTCCACAAACAGGTAAGCGCCCACTTGATCGGCAATCGCACGGAAACGCGCCCAATCGATCTGCTGCGAATACGCCGAGAAGCCCGCCACAACCATCTTCGGCCGATGCTCTAACGCAAGCGATTCAACAGCGTCGTAATCGATCAAGCCCTGACCATTCACTCCGTACTGAACCGCGTTGAACAGCTTGCCAGAAGCATTAACCTTGGCACCGTGAGTCAAGTGGCCGCCATGCGCCAAACTCATCCCGAGGATGGTATCGCCTGGTTGCAACAGTGCGAAGTACACCGCTTGATTGGCCTGTGAACCGCTATGGGGCTGCACATTGGCATAGTCGGCACCGAACAATTGTTTGACGCGCTCAATCGCCAATTCCTCAGCAATATCAACATACTCACACCCACCGTAGTAACGCTTCCCCGGGTAGCCTTCGGCGTACTTGTTGGTCAGTTGACTCCCCTGCACCTGCATCACCAACGTGCTGCAATAATTTTCGCTGGCAATCAGCTCAACGTGGTCCTCCTGACGCATCACTTCAGCAGCGATGGCCTGAGCCAAGTCGGGATCGTACATTTCAAGACGGACATCGCGCGGGAACATGGCAACTCCAGGAAGGACGCGGGGGATGCAATAGGCATCTAAACAATCAGATTGTAAAGCCCACCACACTGGACTGAACAATTCGCCGACTGAGGCGTTCCACTCGGCCCCTTTTTCTCCTGCACACACCGTGCATCGGAACACACTCTGCCATTGTTGTTGCACCAACGCACACCACGACCACCTTTGCGATAGCCACGACAATGAAGCCGTTGCAACCACTCTAACGGAACATCATCCCGACAATGCCACAGAGGGTTAAAACAGATCCCAAACAATGAAATATCCAAGTGAAGACTACGAATACCCCGGAATACCTTAGCAATTCCATCTGACTGAAACAGGTCTGCCCCAACACCTAATCAAACAGACTTGGCACAACACTTAACATGCCCACGTTGCGCGATTAACTGCACCTACACATAAGCCCCGATCCATCGGCTTGACATATAATTGGCGGATCTTATTTTACCGGCTTCCGGCCCTGACCGGCTGACAACACTGCGTCTACGGAGACTGCATGTCCTCGCAATACATCTACACTATGAACCGCGTCAGCAAGGTGGTCCCGCCCAAACGGCAGATCATCAAGGACATTTCGCTCTCGTTTTTTCCCGGTGCCAAGATCGGCCTGCTCGGTCTGAACGGCGCTGGCAAATCCACGGTGCTAAAAATCATGGCCGGCGTGGACACCGACTTCGAAGGTGAGGCTCGCGCACAGTCTGGTATCAAAGTTGGCTACTTGGCCCAAGAACCGGAACTGGATCCAAACAAAACCGTACGCGAATCGGTCGAAGAAGGTGTGGGCGAAGTCATGCAAGCCCAAGCAGCGCTAGAAAAGGTCTACGCCGCCTACGCTGAAGATGGTGCCGACTTCGATGCACTCGCCAAAGAACAGGAACGCCTGGAAGCCATCTTAGCCAGCAATGACGCACATACACTGGAACAGCAACTGGACGTGGCCGCTGACGCACTGCGTTTACCACCATGGGACGCAAACATCAGCCATCTGTCAGGCGGTGAGAAGCGCCGCGTGGCATTGTGCCGTTTGCTGCTGCAAAAACCAGACATGCTGCTGCTGGACGAACCGACTAACCACTTAGATGCCGAGTCAGTCGAGTGGCTGGAACAATTCCTGCAACGCTACACCGGTACCGTCGTCGCCGTGACCCACGACCGCTACTTTCTTGACAACGCCGCCGAATGGATCCTGGAATTAGACAGAGGCCGCGGCATTCCATGGAAAGGCAATTACACCGAGTGGCTGGTACAAAAGGAAGAGCGCCTGAAGCAGGAAGAAAACCAGGAAAAGGCGCGTCAGAAAGCCATCCATCGAGAACTGGAATGGTCACGCCAGAACGCCAAGGGCGGGCGTTCCAAGGGTAAAGCGCGCTTGACGCGCCTGGAAGAACTACAGTCACAGGAATACCAGAAACGCAACGAAACCAACGAAATATTTATCCCGCCAGGCGAACGCCTAGGTGCCTCAGTCGTCGAATTTAAAAACGTCTCCAAGACATTCGGAGACCGTCTACTCATCGACAACCTCAGCTTCCTCGTCCCGGCAGGTGCAATCATTGGCATTATCGGTCCGAACGGCGCCGGCAAATCCACACTGTTCAAGATGATTACCGGCCAAGAAAAACCCGATGCGGGCGAAATCATGATCGGGTCAACGGTAAAACTGGCTTACATAGACCAGAGCCGCGATACGCTGGAAGGTAACCACACCGTATTCCATGAAATTTCCGGCGGTTTGGATATCCTCAACATCAACGGTGTGGAGATCCAATCACGCGCCTATATCGGACGTTTCAACTTCAAAGGCCAGGATCAGCAGAAAATGGTTGGTTCGCTGTCCGGTGGTGAACGCGGGCGCTTGCATATGGCCAAGACCCTGCTACAGGGCGGTAACGTGCTTTTGCTCGACGAACCCTCTAACGACCTGGACATCGAAACCCTGCGTGCGTTAGAAGATGCGCTTCTGGAGTTCCCAGGCAACACCTTCGTGATCTCGCACGACCGCTGGTTTCTGGACCGTATCGCAACCCATATTCTCGCCTTTGAAGGCAACTCGCACGTGGAGTTTTTCCAAGGTAACTACCGCGAGTACGAAGAAGATAAGAAACGCCGCTTCGGCAATGACGTCGGCCCCAAACGCCTACGCTTTAAAGCACTCAAGTAAGTACAGCCGCGGCCCGCCCAGTGCGGGCCAGGCCGCACAGTTTTTTCAGCACTGACGGTATACCCGTCCAGCATCTCTACACGTTCCATACATCCAACAAGAACGCAGAGGATGCGCTACAAAAGTCCCTGACGCAGCAGCAGAACTTTGAACGTTTCAGCATGTAACCACCCAACCATGCACTCGGCTGCATGGAGCACTTTGGCGAGCCATTTTCTAGCACCTGATACAGACACCGTGGTTAGTTTCAAATGGAAACGTGCCGGGATCCAACGTTTTTCCCAGCACCAGCCGACAGATGGAACAGCACAAACAGCAAAATGTGCAGCAACGCCAAGTAGCTCACCAGATCACCATCCCCTATTTCATTACGAAATAGGGCACAAAGTTATGCAAATCGAAAACGGATCAAACACAGGCAGGTATTACTCAAACGCTTGCAACGCAACCACGATCATCCACTGGCGCCAGAAAGCCACTTTACGAACACGATGACAATCCACAGCAGTAGCGTCATGCCTCATGCCATTAAGCACTGCATACGTCCGATATGAAACAACATTCATATCATGCGCCACCAAAATACCGGCATTAACAAGCTTTAAATTCAAAATTTCACAATAAAAATCTAAAAAACAAAAAATAAATAGACTTAAGTCACATTTTCAAGTACGATTTGCTGGTTTTCAGCCAAAACAGCGCATCTCTTCCCCGCGCATCCGGCTTCCCAGCAAGTAACGCGCTAACTTTCCTTCTCGACATTACGCATCCCATGAAGAAATCCCTTAAGGCTCTAACAGGCCTCATCGTGGCGTTTGCTCTGGCGACCCTCTTATTCTTGTACTGGCCGCTTTACCAGCGTTCTGTTCCAACCGCGAACAACGACACACCAGTGGACGTGGTGCTCATCGGTGGCGGCATCATGAGCATCACCCTAGGTACCTACTTACAAGAGCTGCAACCAGATTGGAAAATCGAGTTGTTCGAACGCCTGAACGGTATCGGCATGGAAAGCTCAGACGGCTGGAACAACGCCGGCACGGGTCATTCCGCCTTCGCTGAACTGAATTACACCCCCGAACTACAAGACGGCACCATCGAAACCAAACGTGCGATCAAGATCGCCGAACAATTCGAGATCTCGCGCCAATTCTGGTCCTATCAAGTCCATCATGACCGCTTGCCCACACCGTCAGAGTTCATCACTCCGACCCCACACATGAGCTTTGTCTGGGGCGAAGATCGGATCGAATACCTACGCAAGCGCCACAACGCGCTCATTAAGAATCCCCTGTTCTACGGGATGCAGTTTTCCACCAATCCAACGGAGATCCAACAGTGGGCACCACTACTGATGGAGGGCCGGCCACCAAACCAGAAAGTCGCTGCAACCTATATGCCGTTGGGAACTGACGTCAACTTCGGCGTCATTACCAGGAGTCTTGCCAAGCATCTGCAACAGAACCCAAACTTCACACTGCGCCTGCGCCATGAAGTCACTGCACTGCGCCAAAACGCTGACAAGACGTGGAACGTGACCGTCAAGGACCTGATCAGCAATCAAGAACGCACTATCAAATCACGCTTTGTGTTTATCGGGGCTGGTGGCGCTGCACTGAAACTGCTGCAAATGTCTGGGATCCCCGAATCCAAAGATTATGCTGGCTTTCCGGTCGGTGGCCAGTTTCTAGCCTTCGAGAACGCAGCAATCACGCAACGCCACAACGTTAAGGCCTATGGCATGGCCGAGACAGGCTCGCCGCCGATGTCGGTACCGCACCTGGACGCCCGCAAACTCGACGGCAAATCCATCGTTCTCTTCGGGCCTTTTGCGCTTTACAGCACCAAATTCCTGAAGGATGGCTCCTGGTTCGACCTGTATTCCTCGATCAACCATCACAATGCCGCTGGCATGCTGAGCGTCGGCGAAAAGAATCTAGACTTAGTTAAATACCTGTTGAAACAAGCCAGACTCAGCGATGCAGACCGCCATGCCGAACTTTTGAAGTACTTCCCCAACGCCAAACCGACCGACTGGACACTGGTCACGGCCGGCCAACGTGTACAAGTGATCAAACGTGATCCGGAGAAGGGCATGATTCTGCAATTCGGCACCGAAATCGTCATCGATAAGGCCCGCACCATCGCCGCCCTGCTAGGGGCCTCCCCTGGTGCATCGACCTCCCCGCCCATCATGCTGGATCTGCTGGCCAAAGCATTCCCGCAACAAATGAAAGATGGCTGGGAAACGCAATTGAAGAACATCATTCCTTCCTACGGACAGCACCTCAACGACAGCGTGATGCTGACCAACAGAATTCGACGGATGACCAGTGAGACGCTATCACTGCCATATCTGGAAGTACCGGACATATCGGCCAACCGCCCTGCCCCTACCGCTGCCCCGAAGCCACAGCATTCCTCAACCCACAACGCCAATTCGGAAATGCAAACGCTCTAACAACGGCCCGCTGGAGCGTCCAGCGGGTCATCATCCAGATACAAAATCCCCCCACCCCCAGTACCCCATATTGCTTTCTTCAACATGCGCTACGATGCGGCATCGGCTTCGTATGCTAACGATAGATAGATATGCCAAATCGAGGTACGCCACGTCGCCGTACTCATAAAGGCAGAGCGTCAATCAAGGAAGCGCTCACGCTCCGCCGGCTCTGGGATCAGGCATTGAGCATGGCGCCCGAACCAACGATAGCGATTGCGCGCCAGCCAGCGATAACAGGCATCTCGCCAGCGACGCGGAAACACGTGCAGCCAAGCAGCAGCGCGCCAGAAACCACCTAAACCGGCCAATACACGCAACACTGCATCTGAGTCAGTCCAAGCCTTCCCATCCTCAACCAGCAAGAACGAAATCGGATCCTCTGGATCCAATCCATATGCACGCAGCAGTACCTGACCATGCGCTCCCTGCATCGTGGCAAAACGGTAGCGTTTTTTTCGGTCACGGCGCAGCAGGAAACGCACCCCACCATTGCATAGCACGCAGACGCCATCGAAGACGATCACAACGGTAGTTGCATCAACCTGACGCAAAACATCCCTCATATGCGGATACACGGCCCCACTCTCGGTAGGCC
This region of Xylella taiwanensis genomic DNA includes:
- the nrdR gene encoding transcriptional regulator NrdR, with the protein product MYCPFCQHTDTRVIDSRVSEDGATIRRRRECEACGERFSTLETIELKLPVIVKNDGGREAFDGRKLRTSFDRALQKRPVAEEHIEMAMRAVIHQLRMMGEREVPSILVGEYVMAELRKLDHVGYVRFASVYRSFQDVADFREEIERLERELPVSREQLPLLEAAMESIPHPPIDKGGKHGA
- the glyA gene encoding serine hydroxymethyltransferase; the encoded protein is MFPRDVRLEMYDPDLAQAIAAEVMRQEDHVELIASENYCSTLVMQVQGSQLTNKYAEGYPGKRYYGGCEYVDIAEELAIERVKQLFGADYANVQPHSGSQANQAVYFALLQPGDTILGMSLAHGGHLTHGAKVNASGKLFNAVQYGVNGQGLIDYDAVESLALEHRPKMVVAGFSAYSQQIDWARFRAIADQVGAYLFVDMAHVAGLVAAGVYPNPLPHAHVVTSTTHKTLRGPRGGLIVAQAPEEALVKKLQSIVFPGMQGGPLMHVIAAKAVAFKEALEPAFKVYQEQVVKNAKAMAKTLMLRGYKIVSGGTENHLMLVDLIGRDISGKDAEGALGQAHITVNKNAVPDDPRSPFVTSGLRLGTPAVTTRGYQEQDCVDLAHWIADVLDAPADAAVIAAVREKVAAQCRKYPVYR
- the ettA gene encoding energy-dependent translational throttle protein EttA, with protein sequence MSSQYIYTMNRVSKVVPPKRQIIKDISLSFFPGAKIGLLGLNGAGKSTVLKIMAGVDTDFEGEARAQSGIKVGYLAQEPELDPNKTVRESVEEGVGEVMQAQAALEKVYAAYAEDGADFDALAKEQERLEAILASNDAHTLEQQLDVAADALRLPPWDANISHLSGGEKRRVALCRLLLQKPDMLLLDEPTNHLDAESVEWLEQFLQRYTGTVVAVTHDRYFLDNAAEWILELDRGRGIPWKGNYTEWLVQKEERLKQEENQEKARQKAIHRELEWSRQNAKGGRSKGKARLTRLEELQSQEYQKRNETNEIFIPPGERLGASVVEFKNVSKTFGDRLLIDNLSFLVPAGAIIGIIGPNGAGKSTLFKMITGQEKPDAGEIMIGSTVKLAYIDQSRDTLEGNHTVFHEISGGLDILNINGVEIQSRAYIGRFNFKGQDQQKMVGSLSGGERGRLHMAKTLLQGGNVLLLDEPSNDLDIETLRALEDALLEFPGNTFVISHDRWFLDRIATHILAFEGNSHVEFFQGNYREYEEDKKRRFGNDVGPKRLRFKALK
- the mqo gene encoding malate dehydrogenase (quinone), yielding MKKSLKALTGLIVAFALATLLFLYWPLYQRSVPTANNDTPVDVVLIGGGIMSITLGTYLQELQPDWKIELFERLNGIGMESSDGWNNAGTGHSAFAELNYTPELQDGTIETKRAIKIAEQFEISRQFWSYQVHHDRLPTPSEFITPTPHMSFVWGEDRIEYLRKRHNALIKNPLFYGMQFSTNPTEIQQWAPLLMEGRPPNQKVAATYMPLGTDVNFGVITRSLAKHLQQNPNFTLRLRHEVTALRQNADKTWNVTVKDLISNQERTIKSRFVFIGAGGAALKLLQMSGIPESKDYAGFPVGGQFLAFENAAITQRHNVKAYGMAETGSPPMSVPHLDARKLDGKSIVLFGPFALYSTKFLKDGSWFDLYSSINHHNAAGMLSVGEKNLDLVKYLLKQARLSDADRHAELLKYFPNAKPTDWTLVTAGQRVQVIKRDPEKGMILQFGTEIVIDKARTIAALLGASPGASTSPPIMLDLLAKAFPQQMKDGWETQLKNIIPSYGQHLNDSVMLTNRIRRMTSETLSLPYLEVPDISANRPAPTAAPKPQHSSTHNANSEMQTL
- a CDS encoding thiol-disulfide oxidoreductase DCC family protein; this translates as MRDVLRQVDATTVVIVFDGVCVLCNGGVRFLLRRDRKKRYRFATMQGAHGQVLLRAYGLDPEDPISFLLVEDGKAWTDSDAVLRVLAGLGGFWRAAAWLHVFPRRWRDACYRWLARNRYRWFGRHAQCLIPEPAERERFLD